The Puniceicoccales bacterium genome contains the following window.
TGGCGGAGTTAGTCGGCTATAAGTCGCATAGCCCCCGACCTAGTCCATAAGTATTCCTAAAAAAAAATATTAGTCAAGCAGGTTTATCAAACATTTGTACTAACCAGATGAATATAGACATTTTAAAAAAAACATTACTAATGTCATAGCAAATGATTGAATCAGTATATAATCCCGAATATATAGAAAAAAAGTGGTACACTCGCTGGCAAGAAGGAGGCTGCTTTACAAAAAAAACTGACCCATCGAAGACTTCCTTTTGCATTTTAATGCCTCCGCCCAACGTAACCGGAGTATTACACATGGGCCATCTGCTTAATAACACTCTGCAGGATGTACTTATAAGACGCTCAGGACAACTTGGAAAATCCGTACTATGGATTCCAGGCACCGACCATGCTGGCATAGCAACCCAAATAAAAGTAGAAAAAGAACTACTAAAAGAAGGGAAAATTCTAAAAAATATGGGCCGAGAAAATTTTATTCAGAGAGCCTGTCAATGGCGAGATAAACACGGAGACATCATATTGGAGCAACTTAAAAAGCTTGGTGTATCGTGCAATTGGGATGAAAAGGTTCATACCCTTGATCCGACATACAGCCGAGCTGTACTAATGGCCTTTGTTCGATTATATAATAGAGGTTATATCTATCGCGGACGACGAATGGTGAACTGGTGTCCCGTGAGTCTCACAGCTTTAAGTGATGAGGAAGTCATAATGAAGCCTCAGCAATGCATGCTATATCATTTAAAATACGAGCTGACCGATGGCAGTGGTTTCATCGAAGTGGCCACGACCAGACCCGAGACTATCATGGGCGACACGGCAATTGCTGTCAATCCATCTGATGACCGATATATCAGCTTGGTCGGAAAAACCTGCCTAAGACCATTAAAAAAAGCAGCCATAACGATCATTGCCGATGAGGCGGTGGACAAAGCATTCGGCACCGGTGCACTGAAAGTAACTCCGGCCCATTCGGCCATAGATTTTGAAATCGCCCAAAGACATGGTCTGGAATTTCTGGATATAATGAATCCAGATGGCACACTTAATTCTTTGGCAGGCAGCGACTTTGATGGCATGGATCGTTTCGAAGCAAGAGCGATGGCCGTGGGAAAATTAAAAAAACTTGGTCTACTAATAAAAGAAGAGCCCTACTCGAATAATGTGGGATTTTCTGAAAGGGCCCATGTACCCATAGAACCTAGGCTATCGGAGCAATGGTTTCTAAGATATCCGAAGGTAAAAGAAGCTCAGTCAGTGGTTTTGAATGGCTTAGTAAAGCTAAGGCCAGAAAGATGGGCAAAGACCTATTTGCATTGGCTTGGCCATATCAAAGATTGGTGTATAAGCCGACAGCTTTGGTGGGGACACAGAATACCTGTTTGGTATCGAAAAGATCAAGATAAAAATGATCCAG
Protein-coding sequences here:
- a CDS encoding valine--tRNA ligase, with protein sequence MIESVYNPEYIEKKWYTRWQEGGCFTKKTDPSKTSFCILMPPPNVTGVLHMGHLLNNTLQDVLIRRSGQLGKSVLWIPGTDHAGIATQIKVEKELLKEGKILKNMGRENFIQRACQWRDKHGDIILEQLKKLGVSCNWDEKVHTLDPTYSRAVLMAFVRLYNRGYIYRGRRMVNWCPVSLTALSDEEVIMKPQQCMLYHLKYELTDGSGFIEVATTRPETIMGDTAIAVNPSDDRYISLVGKTCLRPLKKAAITIIADEAVDKAFGTGALKVTPAHSAIDFEIAQRHGLEFLDIMNPDGTLNSLAGSDFDGMDRFEARAMAVGKLKKLGLLIKEEPYSNNVGFSERAHVPIEPRLSEQWFLRYPKVKEAQSVVLNGLVKLRPERWAKTYLHWLGHIKDWCISRQLWWGHRIPVWYRKDQDKNDPAHIHVSIDGPSDKENWEQDPDVLDTWFSSAIWPFATFGWPDINKMKTNNFDYFYPTSDLVTGPDIIFFWVARMIMASLELLDEGKENKNSLSLNELQERIPFKNVYFTGIIRDKLGRKMSKSLGNSPEPLDLIKKYGAD